In the genome of Chelmon rostratus isolate fCheRos1 chromosome 12, fCheRos1.pri, whole genome shotgun sequence, the window GAACCCATTTCTAATGGATGTAGCTTTGGCCAGGAGGGGACTCATCAGGTGGTGCCCAAACTGTCAACCTTCACCACAACACTCTCAAACTCTCCAGCTGGAGGGGtgggcggcggcggcggccaAGGCGGCGGCCCTCTCCTCCAGGCTTCCAGCTCATGTCCTCCCTCTTATGCCAGAGCCAGCACCAGGctccctctgcagcttctcccagcctccaaacagctgtttgagctGGGAGTCCTGGACATGCCGCTTCCACTGCACGCAGCCAGGGTGTCCAACCTTTTTCCTGGACAAGTcgttttcttcctgcagcttcCTCGCAGCCCTCTGTTTGTCAGTGGACTGTTCCCTCAGGAGATCACATGACAATGCCTGGTCTCAGAGTTGTGGACAGTGTGTGCGGACACATGtatattcaaataaaatgtcttatACCATCAAATGTGCTTCTTAAGAGATTCAAACACAtgcttgcatttttttctgaaatgttaacTTGTGCCTACGGTAGATCAAACAGTGGCTCAATGTacaagaaaacatgatgaagtgcCCCCGCGGGTGCCCCTCCATTTGAGAAACTGAGACGCAGGGCCATATAAGCTGCAGGTTAATTAGAGAGAATTAATAAAAATTAGCAGTTTAAATAGTTATGCTTTAATTATTTTACTTCAAATCAGTGGTTTCACCATGAATGCATCATCATCAGGGTGAGTCTTGGATATAACAGTCTGTTATATGCACGTTTTACCCTTGGATGTTGCGAGGCACGACACAAAGTCTTTCTGTAGTTCAGcgttcacacagaaaaacacaaaaaagcactGAACACTGAGTAAGTGTTACAGCCACCGAGATATTTTTACACTCCACCGAGCGGCTAAAATAACTGCTCGTAGCTGAGTTCTTCTTCCTGGACGTGGCATAAAAACAGTTAGCATGTAGAAAGCAGACTGAGCCATTTATAGACACGTAGTAGTACAACGTGCAAATGCTTCCAGTAAAGCTCTGCTCCACCTGAGAGTACCCAGGATTTCCACTCTCCAATTACGTAACATCATTTCATCGTTGACTTTTTTACTCGCCCCCCTCCTCACAAAACTTCATCTCCATAGCGACAAACTCTGGTCCATGCATCAAATCGTCGTTCTGTGTATCTTTAAAATTTCATAACGTGTGCGTCTGTGCCTACCCTTTGGTGTGTTTAACATAAGAGCCCGAGGCCTCTGACTCCTCTGTTTATGTCCTCGGGGGGCTGTGGGCTGCCacaggagcagagcaggaagacgGTTGACTGCACAGATCCGGACGATCTTGTGTATGAAAGTGGGATCATCGCAGCGTAGAGCAGAAGCGAATTGTCTCATCTTCTAAAGGCACTTTAAAAAACCATTTTAtcagtttctttttaattatGCGTTGACAGAGTTCATGGAATTtatttaaaggccctgaaaacacattttctcaatcAGAGTGATGGGATCCTACATGAAGACACTGTTTTCAGCCAAAGTTTGAACTTGTTTTCAATTTCACATCATTTACCTCCACCAAGAAGATTATGCTTTCAGTCcggtttgtttgtctgtccgtcagcaggattacagaaaacGTTTCGGAGGGGATCCGAATCACCGGGCAGATACACAATAAATTTTTCTCTTTCGTTAACATTGCAAGAAGGGGCAGTTGGACTTTGCGGAATGAATGGCACCTTAAAATCCAGTCGATGGTTAAGTTGAATAGtgacaaaacagaataaatacacacacatcatgcaacCACCTCAACTCTTACTCacatttaatgttaatgtgaatTATCTGCAATGAACTCCACCAGAGAGATTCAGGAAAAATAATCAAGTATTGACCGGATGGTTTGCATATCACAGAGGGGAGTGGGTTGTTGGTTAGAGGTCTGCGCTCCCTGCCTTTCTAGTTTTATATGCACTCTTCCCACTGatttgcagtttaaaaaaaggtgatgACCCTTATTTGAGTTTTTAACTGTTGAACTCtgcaaaaagaaatataaatataatgtgGTTTCATCTAATTTAATCATGAATATTTAGCGTATAGAGAAATGGCCTACTTTAGAGTTGAAGCCAGGTTTTCAGGGGCTTCAAAGTCACCATCCATGTAATCACAATGTCCCTGGTTGGAGTCCATCCAGGACGTTTGCTGCATTACCTTACTCCCTAATATTCTATCAGCTCTTTAGTGTATGCCATCTAAGAAggcaaaaagaacaaaaaaacccctTTGAATtctgaaaaaatacattatgaTTAGGatgttttttcctgcttgtgGGACAAAGAGCAGGAAAGAACACTTATGTCGCCTGATGAGGCACATGTTGTTtactgcttgttttatttttgcatttaaaccATTGAAATATTGATCTACATGTTAAAATGTAGAGTGACAAAAGCAAAAGTCATAATGATAGCATGCAGTTTCAGCAACATCCTTTTACACTGCAGCAATCTCAGTCTGAAGCTAGTGTTTAAAAGCCAGCTAACATTGGCCATCACAAACTGTTGGTCATAATTAAGCCTGTAGCAGCAATGTAGTGAAATGAGAAAAGGTGCATTATGTTGTAAACTTTTGTTTGTCAGAGGAAGAATGTGTCGCTTCTTCTTCAAAAAGTCAGACTCTCGCTTTAACAAATAACTataacacaatgaaaatgctgcttttttacACTCAAACTGCTTATCTAGCTGTGAACATTTGTTGACAAAGAGGAGATCTGAAGATCTCGATGCAAGTTTTCAGGGCCTTACTTTGAAAATGGTCGTGGGTATTTAGGTTGCTGCATAGACGTTTCTTTAAGAACACAAGACAGCAGGAATCATGCTGGAAAAGTGAGCTCGTTCAAAGAGAGTAAATTCAGCCCTGACCTGATTCTATGCACCCTGTTATCTCCCTCAAAATGTCAAGTATCTGAATACGCTGATCAGGGCATGAAAGTACTTATATATATTATGTCCTTGAGTCCCAGAGATTAGAATTTCCATTTTAGGCGAAAAGCCTGTGGAAAAGCCAAACATCACATGCTGAGTGTAGAAAACTGGAAAGGTTACCCAGCCTTATCTGCAattatgcaaaaacacagagattGGCCAGAGCCATGTTCATCGGTACAAAGGGAATCTACAATGCCTTGATGTTGCTTACAGCATTCTCCTCTCAGATGCAGATGTGTAGCATACAGCACATCCTAGAGGAGAATATGGGAAAGAACAGCTGACTGTACACAAGTCACACCTTGTCATGTTTGAATTATAAATACAGGCAATTAAATTTTAAATCTCCCCCATAGTAAAATGATACAGAGGGCTAATTAACAAGTATCTTTGAAATTTGGTTTTAATTCAGGAGTTTCTCATTTGCACATAAGATGTAGAGGAATAGTTTCAGATAACATCTATCTGGTTTAGCCACATCCAAGGCTTTGGATTTAATTTTAACactaaaaacacagttttacttCAGCACTACAAATGAATATCAAGAAATCTGTAACGCTTCCTTCTCTCTGACCCTCTTCATCTATCAGCCACACTGACATGCAGCTGCAAAGATGTTGACAACTCTACTTCTGCACCCATTGTGTCAACCGTTTCATTTTCAGCAaggtctttcttttctttttttttgaggaaGAAAGACGGTGCAAGAAAAGAATATTTCATACACGGGTCACATGGAAGAACCTGCTCTCTTATCTTTTCATCAACACCTGGGAATATAAATAGTTCAGTTTAAAAATAATGGCTTTCATCTTCAATTGCACCTCTGAATATTCAATATGAGAGCAATGGTGCCCCCTTGTGTATAATATAATTAATAGTGTGATAGTGATATGCATGCAAGGTAGATTCTAATAAAATCTGACAACAGAGAGATTGTGCAAAgattaaaaacatacatttttttctgttttttttttttttttacctgtgaaGTGTGATCACCTGTGTGGCAGGCTCtgagctacagtgtgtgttttgaacgTTTCTGTTTCACACTCATACAGTTTCCTCTGCAGTAAACTTTTATTGATTCTCTCAGAAGTGCAGGGCGCTCCTGCTGTCCATCTTTAGCCCGCTCTtcagacagactgcagctctATCCTCCGCTGTCAGAGCTCTGAGCGTACCGCACTGCCCTGGGCTCCATCAGCCGCTCGTAGGACAGCGCTGTCATAACCTGCAGAAATGTACAGCGTGATGTGGCTTTGGAGAATACAGAGCACCAAGTAATAAGCAGAGGCTATCAAAGACATGCTGAGTTAAGGATTTTACTGGCAagtagctgctgtttttcagttcgagtatgtgaggggaaaaaaagcagcttttttaaGCCACAGCTTTGAGTAGTTTCTAATGGAGAGGGTACACACAGGGAAGGGCAGAAAACAAGAAGCACTGAGTTAGAGCATTAACCGAATCAACTCCAGCTCCTTGACAGCATTGAAATCAAAGCAATTGTACATTTTGGGCAATGCACTCATTCACTTTtctgcagagagttagatgagaagactgacaccaATCAGATGTCTGCACAATAATGACGCTACAGCTAGCAGGCAGCTAGCTTATCTTAGCAGCAGGTGACTGCACACATAACTCCAGAAATTATTCCATGTTGTCGAATGCTGattttaaatatgaagctaggAGACGCTTAGCGTTTAAccaaaagactggaaatagagggaaacagctagcctggctctgtcaggTAAAAGAAAATCCATCTACTATCACCCCTACAGTTCAGTTAAATTTTGTTTGCTTAATCCTGTAGTCCgttaaaacttgtttttatactttttgaaCAGTTTCAGCAAATGAGATATCatttagtgagctttagaggtggtGGCAGGTGAATTtccaggctagctgcttccccgtttccagtctttatgttaagctaagctaaccagctgcaaGCTGTAACGGAATGTTTAGTGGACAGATACGAGACTGGCGACAAACTTCTCAAGtactctctgcaagaaagaaaTATTTTGGTTGCTGTATGTGTCGAACACTTGCTGTCTCctcttttccagtctttatgctaagctaagctaaccagcagcTTCAAATTTACAATACAATCATGAGAGCGGTGTCAATCTTCTTATCTCACTCTTGACAACAGAGAGACTAAACGTATTTCATAAAATCTGATCTTCCTTTAATGACTCATATCACCAATTTTCTATCTGGTTGATGCTGTTCAACAGTGAAATGAGCTGTGCACGTACTGTGATCATTATGAGGAGAGCTAGCATCATGCCCAGCATTATGTACAAATTACTGGTCAGTCCACCAGCCCACAAAGGACCCAGGATGGTGGCCAGGCCCCCAACCGAGCGTCTGACACCTTGGCTGAATCCTGTTGGTGATGCATCACAAAAAAACTAGAGGTTATTCCTTTTCTCTACAAACGTTACAATATGGCTATGTTTAACGATTTCCTCGCGTCACATATGCTGAggcaaaatgataaaaatgactTGCCAaccttgtgttttctctgcagtgactTTGGAGAAGAGAGACACCTGAGACACGGCCACAAAGGGAAgccccagcagctgcagaaacactccGATGATGAAGGCCGACAGCTCCCATCCATAACCACCTGGCAGGCATGGAAAGACAACATAAATGAGATGAATGGATTACTGAATTATAGTTGCTTGTCCCCAAATTACATGAAACATGTCATTAAACAATCACATGTACAGGCTGCAATCTAACACCAGCTCTAACATACCTAAATCTGATATATTTCTAGCTCTCTTAGCTATTATAGTTGAgtattttgtggctgtttgtaTTGCTGATATATAGTGGTAATGATTCAAAGTGTGTGACAGATCATACTTCAGTTAACCATCCTTTCTTCTCTCGGTTTTTAAGTTCCTTCCACAAATGGGTTGGCACCACCAGAGATAGCTCtatctgaaaatgaaaccacTGCCAAGCTGGCAGCCACTACATTtttgttctctgctgctttgcatcatgcacatgtttgtgtgaatttgtgCCCACTCAAACTGTTGGACGCTCCTGCATAAGCTGAAAGTCTATAATCTCGTAATCAAAATGCAATTTCAACCATCAACCATGTTTTGTTCAAGAAAAACTTATTTTTCTTTAGGTATCTGCCTTTAAGggtttctctctttgtttggatcttttaactgtaactgtaacaaaTAGCAAACAAATGTCGGCTATGCCTTAACAAATAGCATTTTTGTCTAATTAGATTACTGTAATCCATTTATATGTACTCAGGCACTCCCCGGCTCCAGCACCTGTCAGTTGTAATCAGAGCGATAAACGTGACAAGCTGCAACAGACGCAGGCCAACATGAACATACAGGATCCAGTTTGCCTGTATGATCTCCTGCTGGCCTGCCAGAGCCTGAGTGATATCATTTACAGAGCGCGTTCAATGCAGCCAGCGTGTAACCCAATATGGCTCCCCTGCGCCGCACACACCAGCACCGGGCGCGCTGAAACGATTTGGCACAGCACACGGGGCATTTTTAAGACCGACCGTGCCTTCGCGTGAGTGTCTCTgcattgtgtgtttgcgtgtgtttgCTGGACAGGTTAGCACCTCGGGGGttgcagaggaagatgaggcaCCAGATACAGGCGGCGCAACAGATGACCAGGCCCACAGCCAGCACGGCGCGGTCCGCCACCTTCCTGCTCAGCCAGCGCACAAAGAAGAAGCCCAGGATGACCTCCACCCCGCACAGGCTGTACATCAGGCTGTTGGCCAGCTCGGCAAAGCTAAAGTAGCGCTGCGTCAGAGGAGTCACCATGGTCTGGGGATTTTTTAGAGAGATGTTGGCAAGGTCGGTCAGTTAGAAAAGGTGATTCAGGCAGAGGTAGAGGTGGAGATTCTTATGAGAGCTGAAACGAGCACTTTTAAGCCCTTCAAAGGCTTCattcagtccagatcaaaagAGTTGCTCTGTTTTGATATTAAAATGATTATATAATCCAGGTCAGCACTGTGTGACGGCTCAGCCACCACAGTttaatgagaggagagagggcctcttcatttttcatgtccGGCACATAGACGCTGATTATGTGTCTATGATACATCGGTTTTATTTTGAGCGTTAAGCGATacttgattattttctcaaagTAGCGGCACAGGTCTTTCCAGGTAAGGCTCGGATTGATGCGGTTTGGATGAAACTCGGGGTAAAATAGTGTGACATTGTATGAAATGCTTGGAAACTCTGGCTGATGGATCTCAACGGTAGCTGCTCTCACCTCCAGCGCTGTCTGATTGAAGAGAGTGATGAACTGAGCCGTGAGGAGAACAACCACCTCCTCTCGCAGGAACTCTGCAGAGTGAAAGGCACAGAGATATACGCTGAAAACCAGAGAAACCAAAGAGAAAATCATAAAACAAGCTCAAATGGTACCATTAAATTGAAAGTTTCGACTGGCAAGTTAGGTTGAGATAAAGAAGtttaaatagaaaagaaaacttGGACTATCTGAAAGTAATCTTCAGACTGAAAGAGGCAGGCGTGACGAATCCTGGCCGGTTGGTCATGTTGATCCTCCAGTCCTACAAACAgtctatttctttttcttgagATAAGTGAGagctctgctctttttttcttatgtccaaaacatgaaaacacaccaaaaaaaaaaaaaaaaaatccaaattttgATACCAGCTTTTCCTGGAACAAAAACTCCCTTATGGACTTGGTGGGGAGGAAAAATGAGCTGGGCTTGCTGCTAAATTTGGAAGTAGTACATGCCAGATGGCTGGAGGAATGGCTTTATAGTACAGTGTGTTATCTACTATGGTTCAGTTCTCTCTGCTCTACGTTTGTACAATTATTTATATCATTTCATTTACTACCACATATACAATATGttctgtatctgtatgtgtatgtattcaTAGTATGCATGTATTTTAATGTATGTGTGAGGATTTACAAGTTCTGTGTATGTTCAGTAGGTTAACATGGGATTAAACATTATCCTCTAAAGGGCCTATCAAGATATTTGTTATTGCACCTCCTTAAAGATGGGGCACTTGGAagagagagattttaaaaaaatcaatatggCAGAGGCTAAGATATCCTGATCTTTGCTCCTGTcgagctccaaaaacactggatacTACAACTTCAATGATGCAACTTGATAACGTATTACGTTAGACCCTCCCTGCCACCTCAGCACCCACATATTTCATCTCCAGGCCGCCAGTTTGCACCGCACATTTTCTGAAAGAAACGCTGAAGAGTCCAAGTTCAAGCTGAGATGACTGAGATGATGaaatcatcagggttattttctcagactggacaaagctcctccagagagTAGTAATACTCCTCATGAAAAGTAAAGTAATCCTCATGTGTATAATTGGCTGAGTAACCATTTAAACTGCTAAAACAAAATACATAGCCAATTACAAACATTAGGTTAGTAATTATTAACTGTGACATTTCCAAATGATTCCTTGTTTGAAAGTGTTAAAAATCAGAAGTGTGATTATGTACAAGTATCAAACATTCAGTTAAAGACATGTTGGGTTATCTTAgcgtagcataaagactggaaacaggaggcaTTATTGCTCTGGATTGAGGCAGGTTAGCTGATTTCCCTGCTTCCTTTGAAGGCAGAATGAAGACGATGACGTAACCGTCCACAGATTGGTAGACGAAACAAgctgaaatgtcacattttcatcgTGTGCTTCCACTGGCGCTCTTTTAGCCACATCATCTCGTTGCGCCCTCTATTGAGATTTTCTCGACATACGGTTCAAATTTGCATAATATGTGGATGGAAATCCGGCCacagacaccagcagcttcCGCTTGGATGCATGGTCATCTGGCACCTGGTGGTTATGTTTTTATAGAGTCCTGCCCTCACACACTGTGCGCTGTTGGCTTGAAGCTACACACCACTGGCCAAGGGTTGATGCCAAGAAACATCCcgaacacagcaaaataagaaaatacaggcagagggcaggacCTCTGCAGACACTCACCGACACACACCTCTAGTCATCATAAATGATCATTgagggggatttttttttttttttggatgagtCTTAAGATTGTTTTTTAGAGAAATCCTACTTACTTTGCcttttaaacattaataattGTTTATGTATTGCTTTTTAACGCTAAACATTTTCCTtgtttgaaaaaggaaaaattgaCAGCTCCTACTTGTGTTGTTATTGATGCACGACCCCGACCACAAATGAAAAGGTTTGatgaaagagagtgaaagatCTGTCTGGTTTTCAAAGATTCCTCACTCATACAGAAAAAGCCAGGGAGGATCAATAATTCAGGAGAGCGAACACCAGACACACTGTAACAGCTAACACACACTGCTACAGAATgtgctggagctgcagatgtcCAGTTTTGCTCCAGAGTTTCTGCTGTTGGAGATTttcttcaaaacacaaaaacagagagggggggggggggggtcaataAGAAGAATGTTGGCCACATCGCCAATCCTGTCTCCATTTCATCCACAAGTCAACCACAGCAAGCAAGTCAATAAAAAAGGAAGTCTGCTATCCATCCCTTTGCCACATCTTCAAAGAGTGAGAGAATCAATATaggtttgacacacacacacacacacacacagagagagagagagagagagagagagagagagagagagagagaggctaaCAAAGTACAGAAAAGTTAATCAATAATGGCACACAATCACTGCCTGTATCCCATGTAAACTTACTATGACACTAATCCAATAAGACACCTGACatcatacatatacatacacactctgacataaaccacacacacacacgtccaatCAATACACAGGGAATCTGATCCGACATGCCACACAGAATTCCTCAGAGAGACCTGGAgaatggcgtgtgtgtgtgtgtgtgtctttgtgtgtgcgcatgcaaGAAAATCAATAGAGCAGATACGAAACATGTGCATTGACAGTGACACCTCCTCCTACCTGAACCGCAGAGCAGAGCGGAGCTGACAATCATTGCTCCAGACAGGCAGTCAAACCTGCTCGCTCACCTCTGCTGGCGCTGAAGTTTTTGAAGGGGTTCGAGACCGCCGAGGCGCTGAGGACGGGCTCCGTCTCAGATGAGCTGGAGGTCTCGAGTTGGTCTGAGTGGACAGCTCTGTAGGTGTGCGCCGGCTCCTCGTCGGACCCCATCAGCggcacctcctcctcatttccCTCCCCTTGTTTCATCTCCAGCATCACCGCTCCCCCCTCTGAGCCGATGGGTGGTACGTCCCAGTACATAGCCAGGACGACAAACTGGAGCAGCACCCACAACAGGCACATGAAGATCTGAGAGGAAGCAgggaaaaaagtgcaaaaaaaaaagattgttttaCAAGATCAGAATCCTTGAAGACTACCAGGAGAGACAAAGCATTTGATACGTGGAGGTGTTCAAAGAAATAAAGTAACCtggcacagagaaaaaaagagacgtGCAGTGTCAAATTATCTGGAAAAATGGATGTAGGCTTACAGAGCTTTGGTATATCTCATTTAAGCTACATCCATTCTACAGGTGTTTCATCCAGAGAGACTCGTGAGATGGAAATAGATCGATACTAGTTGTTATGGGCCTGAGTATCACTGCAGGCATTTTGCATTCTTCTAACTCAGAGGAGAACAAAGGGGGAAAATGCATGTGAGCCAGGAGGAGCGCAGGATGTAGACTGTTTCTGAAGATTCTTTCTGTATTCATGAGGTTTTCGGAGAACCTTAGATTACTGATTATCTGGATGCTGTTACCCCGGGAGACGTGTATTTGTTCACAACAAAGGGCCCCAGCTTGAAATCACACAGCCGCAGGAACAGGTTGAACGCCGGCCCtggagagacaagaggaagagcTTTAAAGAGGAgctggaacaaaaacagaggatGTGCGGAGACAGTAGCCTCCACCTCAGCGATTTTATTGAATGTCTCCTCCTCGCAGTCGAGACTGAACATCAAAGAAGACATCACAGACTCCTTCCTGGTGTCTGATATTTCTGAGACgacagaggaggtgaagagaggtGAGACGACacccctgtctctctgtggtaAGATGAAGGGGGAGAAACTGACCGACGAGGAGGCCGGCTTGTCGGCAGGCCATGATGGCTGCGAAGATGCCGGCGCGCTCCTCCGGCAGCGTGCTCCGAGTGAGGAAACCAAAGATGGAGGAGCCCGCTCCTGCACCGACAcctgagaggaaaacagcattCTTCAGTTACACCTTCGCAACGAGCACACGTACTGATGCAGGACATGCTCTGGGTGTTATTTCAccacaggagtgtgtgtgtgtgtgtgtgtgtgtgtgtgtgtgtgtgtgtgtgtgtgtgtgtgtgtgtcacctgctACAATACGACTGCACAACAACAGCCACTTTGAATATCCGAGAAAATACATGAAGTTACCTgggaacaaatgaaaatgacaatcaTCCTCACAGACCAAAATGCATTTCCAGCGTGAACTAAATGTTTGACTTGAAGTCCACAGTCACTGTCCAGACTGAACGatttcaaccacattttgtgcagacatccatggtttccagaggatgaagcctaatGATGGGATCCCTTGACTTTACCTCTAGTGGCACCAGCAGGTCCACGTCTGTAATTTTGAGTTCAATTAGATAAATAtctgtaaaaa includes:
- the mfsd8l2 gene encoding major facilitator superfamily domain-containing protein 8; this translates as MDNHQKRNLTFLTIGLIFMLSGIEYAVILPTIWKYLQILEAPPYFLGLGLSAFSLSGLLTGPLFGLWSDRSKTTKSIILFSNLFEIAGNFMYFLGYSKWLLLCSRIVAGVGAGAGSSIFGFLTRSTLPEERAGIFAAIMACRQAGLLVGPAFNLFLRLCDFKLGPFVVNKYTSPGIFMCLLWVLLQFVVLAMYWDVPPIGSEGGAVMLEMKQGEGNEEEVPLMGSDEEPAHTYRAVHSDQLETSSSSETEPVLSASAVSNPFKNFSASREFLREEVVVLLTAQFITLFNQTALETMVTPLTQRYFSFAELANSLMYSLCGVEVILGFFFVRWLSRKVADRAVLAVGLVICCAACIWCLIFLCNPRGGYGWELSAFIIGVFLQLLGLPFVAVSQVSLFSKVTAEKTQGFSQGVRRSVGGLATILGPLWAGGLTSNLYIMLGMMLALLIMITVMTALSYERLMEPRAVRYAQSSDSGG